From Uloborus diversus isolate 005 chromosome 8, Udiv.v.3.1, whole genome shotgun sequence, a single genomic window includes:
- the LOC129227918 gene encoding gastrula zinc finger protein XlCGF49.1-like: protein MPAKFVQELLLGNKDSPNIWRFFTCENMFPCDVCPKVFSKRKRLTVHLRIHSEERPFTCLVCEKSFRAKLTLRRHMIIHSGERPYSCEFCSKSFYRKADRNIHSRIHTGARPFSCTICTGTFPTSARLKLHLKSHSDERPYSCELCSRTFRGSASLQKHLRTHTGEKPFSCEVCSKMFTTRTYIKEHMRLHTGERPYACEICSRAFVRKQRLDSHMAAIHGQT, encoded by the exons ATGCCTGCGAAATTTGTTCAAGAGCTTTTGTTAGGAAACAAAGACTCACCGAACATATGGCG ATTTTTTACTTGTGAAAATATGTTTCCTTGTGATGTGTGTCCCAAAgtattttcgaaaagaaaaagaCTCACAGTACATTTGCGTATCCATAGCGAAGAAAGGCCATTTACTTGTCTCGTTTGTGAGAAGTCTTTTAGGGCCAAGCTGACACTTAGACGTCACATGATTATTCATTCGGGCGAGAGGCCGTATTCTTGTGAATTTTGCTCAAAATCATTTTATCGGAAAGCAGATCGAAATATACACTCTAGAATTCACACGGGCGCAAGACCATTTTCTTGCACCATTTGCACGGGCACATTCCCTACCAGTGCAAGACTTAAATTACATCTCAAGAGTCACAGTGATGAAAGGCCGTATTCATGTGAATTGTGTTCGAGAACGTTCCGCGGAAGTGCATCTCTTCAGAAACATTTGAGAACCCATACAGGAGAGAAACCGTTTTCGTGTGAAGTTTGCTCGAAGATGTTTACAACACGTACATATATTAAAGAGCATATGAGACTCCATACTGGAGAGAGACCATATGCCTGCGAAATTTGCTCACGAGCTTTTGTTCGGAAACAAAGACTCGATTCACATATGGCGGCAATCCATGGACAGACATAA